The proteins below come from a single Chitinophaga pinensis DSM 2588 genomic window:
- a CDS encoding ABC transporter ATP-binding protein yields the protein MIELVNIKKGFGDKIILPDVSAVMETGKVNLIIGSSGSGKTVMMKCMVGLMPVDEGKILYDGRDFTNMSEHEKKEVRQQIGMLFQGSALFDSMTVEENVMFPLEMFGKGSIKDKRNRVMECLERVQLKDAAKKYPAEISGGMKKRVGIARAIVLNPKYLFCDEPNSGLDPQTSLLIDKLIKELTLEYNITTVINTHDMNTVMESGDHIVYMYKGRKQWEGSNKEIIFSKDEKLNDFIFASDFLRDAKEMRQMEMFQSQDWRNKLKKD from the coding sequence ATGATTGAATTGGTTAATATTAAGAAGGGCTTTGGTGATAAGATCATTCTGCCGGATGTTTCTGCCGTGATGGAGACCGGTAAAGTGAACCTGATTATCGGGAGCAGTGGTAGTGGAAAGACGGTAATGATGAAGTGTATGGTGGGACTGATGCCGGTGGATGAAGGTAAAATACTCTACGATGGCAGAGATTTTACCAATATGAGCGAGCATGAGAAGAAGGAAGTCCGCCAGCAGATCGGTATGCTGTTTCAGGGATCTGCCCTGTTTGACAGTATGACAGTAGAAGAAAATGTAATGTTTCCCCTGGAAATGTTCGGAAAGGGTAGCATCAAGGACAAAAGAAACCGTGTCATGGAGTGTCTGGAAAGGGTACAGCTGAAAGATGCGGCTAAGAAATACCCTGCGGAGATCAGTGGTGGTATGAAGAAAAGGGTGGGTATTGCAAGGGCTATTGTATTGAATCCCAAATACTTATTTTGCGACGAGCCTAACTCGGGCCTGGATCCGCAGACATCTCTGCTGATAGATAAGCTGATTAAAGAATTAACACTGGAGTATAACATCACAACGGTGATCAATACGCATGATATGAACACCGTAATGGAAAGCGGCGACCATATTGTATATATGTATAAAGGGCGTAAGCAGTGGGAAGGAAGTAATAAAGAGATCATTTTCAGTAAAGATGAGAAGCTGAATGACTTTATCTTTGCATCCGATTTCCTCCGCGACGCGAAAGAAATGCGGCAGATGGAAATGTTCCAGAGTCAGGATTGGCGGAATAAGTTAAAAAAAGATTGA
- the sucD gene encoding succinate--CoA ligase subunit alpha, producing MSVLVNKNSKVIVQGFTGTEGTFHATQMIEYGTQVVGGVTPGKGGSKHLDRPVFNTVDDAVKATGADVSIIFVPPGFAADAIMEAAEAGIALIVCITEGIPVQDMIRAKNFLVGRNSRLIGPNCPGVITAEEAKVGIMPGFIFKKGNIGIVSKSGTLTYEAADQVVKAGLGVSTAIGIGGDPIIGTPTKDAVELLMNDPETVGIIMIGEIGGSMEADAAKWIKENGTKPVVGFIAGQTAPPGRRMGHAGAIIGGADDTAAAKMKIMAECGVHVVESPANIGKTMAEVLKAVKA from the coding sequence ATGAGTGTTTTAGTTAATAAGAATAGCAAAGTGATTGTACAGGGCTTTACCGGTACAGAGGGCACTTTCCATGCCACACAGATGATCGAATACGGTACGCAGGTAGTAGGTGGCGTTACGCCAGGCAAAGGCGGCAGTAAACACCTGGATCGTCCGGTATTCAACACCGTTGACGATGCAGTAAAAGCAACAGGCGCTGATGTTTCTATCATTTTCGTTCCACCAGGCTTCGCTGCAGATGCTATTATGGAAGCTGCAGAAGCTGGTATCGCACTGATCGTTTGTATCACTGAAGGTATTCCTGTTCAGGACATGATCAGGGCTAAAAACTTCCTGGTTGGCCGTAACAGCCGCCTGATCGGACCTAACTGCCCAGGTGTAATCACTGCTGAAGAGGCTAAAGTAGGTATCATGCCTGGTTTTATATTCAAGAAAGGTAACATCGGTATCGTATCTAAATCCGGTACTTTAACATATGAAGCTGCTGATCAGGTAGTTAAAGCTGGTCTGGGTGTATCTACCGCTATCGGTATCGGTGGAGACCCAATCATCGGTACTCCAACCAAAGATGCGGTTGAACTGCTGATGAACGATCCGGAAACTGTTGGCATCATCATGATCGGTGAGATCGGTGGTAGCATGGAAGCTGACGCTGCAAAATGGATCAAAGAAAACGGTACTAAACCAGTAGTTGGTTTCATCGCTGGTCAGACTGCGCCTCCGGGCCGTCGTATGGGCCACGCCGGTGCAATCATCGGTGGCGCTGACGATACAGCAGCTGCTAAGATGAAGATCATGGCAGAATGTGGTGTTCACGTAGTAGAAAGCCCTGCTAACATTGGTAAAACAATGGCAGAAGTACTGAAAGCTGTTAAGGCATAA